In the Streptomyces sp. BHT-5-2 genome, one interval contains:
- a CDS encoding aldo/keto reductase: MERRTIGAAALEVGAIGLGCMPMSWGYSASQRSKEGSLRALHAALDRGCSLLDTADMYGPFTNELLVGRVLKERRADAFVSTKCGLLAGDQHIVANGRPGYIKRACDASLRRLQTDRIDLYQLHRADPEVPIEETWGAMAELVAAGKVRSLGLCAVGARAARPPRALRAGRGAPGARVPRPSGMHTGTLRQLERIQQVFPVSSVQAELSVWSPEALAELLPWCESRGVGFLAAMPLGNGFLTGTLTPGQGFEPEDIRARHPRFTAEMMAANQPVVAGLRRVGARYGATPGQVALAWVLAQGRHVVPVPGTKKDRWAAQNAAAAALVLAAEDLREIAGLPAARESWY, encoded by the coding sequence GTGGAGCGCAGGACAATCGGCGCGGCGGCCCTGGAGGTCGGCGCGATCGGCCTCGGCTGCATGCCGATGAGCTGGGGGTACAGCGCGTCGCAGCGCAGCAAGGAGGGGTCGCTGCGGGCGCTGCACGCCGCGCTCGACCGGGGGTGCAGCCTGCTGGACACCGCAGACATGTACGGCCCGTTCACCAACGAGTTGTTGGTGGGGCGGGTGCTCAAGGAGCGGCGGGCGGACGCCTTCGTCTCGACGAAGTGCGGGCTGCTGGCCGGGGACCAGCACATCGTCGCCAACGGGCGCCCCGGCTACATCAAGCGTGCCTGCGACGCCTCGCTGCGCCGGCTCCAGACCGACCGCATCGACCTCTACCAACTGCACCGCGCCGACCCCGAGGTGCCCATCGAGGAGACCTGGGGGGCGATGGCGGAGCTGGTGGCCGCCGGGAAGGTGCGGTCGCTGGGGCTGTGTGCGGTGGGGGCGCGCGCCGCGCGGCCCCCGCGTGCCCTCCGGGCGGGCCGGGGCGCGCCCGGTGCCCGGGTCCCGCGTCCCTCGGGGATGCACACCGGGACACTGCGTCAACTGGAGCGCATCCAGCAGGTGTTCCCCGTGAGCAGCGTGCAGGCGGAGCTGTCGGTGTGGTCGCCGGAGGCGCTGGCGGAGCTGCTGCCGTGGTGCGAGTCGCGCGGGGTGGGTTTCCTGGCCGCGATGCCGCTGGGCAACGGCTTCCTGACCGGCACGCTCACCCCCGGCCAGGGCTTCGAGCCGGAGGACATACGGGCCCGGCACCCGCGTTTCACCGCCGAGATGATGGCCGCCAACCAGCCGGTGGTGGCCGGGCTGCGGCGGGTCGGCGCCCGGTACGGGGCCACGCCGGGGCAGGTGGCGTTGGCCTGGGTGCTGGCCCAGGGGCGCCACGTGGTCCCCGTGCCGGGGACGAAGAAGGATCGGTGGGCCGCGCAGAATGCCGCTGCCGCGGCGTTGGTGCTTGCGGCCGAGGATCTGCGGGAGATCGCCGGGCTGCCGGCGGCGCGGGAGTCCTGGTATTAG
- a CDS encoding 2-hydroxyacid dehydrogenase has protein sequence MATAAPHAAPGDVWLPIPPEEIDGLPEGLDYVHWDAGPEYPADPARCVFYAVPYMKPAEVCLRPLARMSRVRVVQALTAGTENLLPGLDRMPPGARLCNARGLHDASTAELALTLTLASLRGVPEFVRAQDAGEWRPEVRPALADKSVLIVGYGSIGSAIEDRLTPFECARVMRIARTARDTVRGPVHPLSGLTALLPAADVVILAIPLTEHTRGLVGRDFLARMKDGALLVNVARGAVVDTAALLAETASGRLRAALDVTEPEPLPADHPLWHAPGVLVTPHVGGPSSAFLPRAKRLLRGQLTLFAAGEPVRNVVATAPESAVDRSTSP, from the coding sequence ATGGCAACAGCAGCACCGCACGCGGCCCCCGGCGACGTCTGGCTCCCGATCCCGCCCGAGGAGATCGACGGCCTCCCCGAGGGCCTCGACTACGTCCACTGGGACGCCGGTCCCGAGTACCCCGCCGACCCCGCCCGCTGCGTCTTCTACGCGGTCCCCTACATGAAGCCCGCCGAGGTCTGCCTGCGTCCGCTGGCGCGGATGAGCCGGGTGCGCGTGGTGCAGGCCCTCACGGCCGGGACCGAGAACCTGCTCCCGGGACTCGACCGGATGCCGCCCGGCGCCCGGTTGTGCAACGCCCGGGGCCTGCACGACGCCAGCACCGCCGAGCTGGCGCTCACCCTGACGCTGGCATCGTTGCGCGGCGTCCCGGAGTTCGTCCGGGCCCAGGACGCGGGGGAGTGGCGGCCGGAAGTCCGGCCGGCGCTCGCCGACAAGTCGGTCCTCATTGTGGGCTATGGTTCGATCGGCAGTGCCATCGAGGACCGGCTCACACCTTTCGAATGCGCGCGGGTGATGCGCATCGCGCGCACCGCCCGTGACACTGTGCGCGGTCCGGTGCATCCACTCTCCGGGCTGACCGCCCTCCTGCCCGCCGCGGACGTCGTCATCCTCGCCATTCCGCTCACCGAGCACACCCGTGGCCTGGTAGGACGCGATTTCCTGGCCCGGATGAAGGACGGCGCACTCCTGGTGAACGTCGCCCGAGGAGCGGTCGTCGACACCGCCGCGCTGCTCGCCGAGACCGCGTCCGGACGGCTGCGCGCGGCCCTCGACGTCACCGAACCGGAACCCCTGCCCGCCGATCACCCGCTCTGGCACGCACCCGGCGTGCTCGTCACTCCACACGTCGGGGGCCCCAGCTCTGCGTTTCTGCCCCGTGCGAAGCGGCTGCTGCGCGGTCAGTTGACGCTTTTCGCCGCCGGCGAGCCGGTCCGGAACGTCGTCGCCACCGCCCCGGAATCCGCAGTGGATCGCTCTACGAGTCCGTAG
- a CDS encoding bifunctional diguanylate cyclase/phosphodiesterase, translated as MLSRSPAQAAGAPNPVPQVALAVVCGGYAVGSAMGWGSPRLAAVMGDFGLSVAALVAAVSCGLYARRYSTPFRPAWVLFAVSSGMAGLGNGVWGWYEVVRGAAVPNPSLADFFFLLFAPPAIVGLLVLAKRPVTKAGWICLGLDAWLIAGSLLTLSWSLALAHTAHFQGRTVAQSALSLAYPLLDIVLVSMVLALHFRRSSVHRSAINTAIAALALTVLCDALFSSPLLHDHYRSGQILDAGWFAGSMLFAYAPWVGRRSAAETAAEAPGPEARRPQSSGSRPIAGSLAALTPYLAAAVCTLGILTNVLDGRRIDRVVLFTGCTVVLALVVRQGIMLLDNITLTQELAQKENHFRSLVQGSSDVIMIAAPTGVLRYVSPAAAGVYGRDADELVGSELASLIHPEDLGRVVHEVRRFLAASPEVEPTTRIECRFRAGERRAGGGGTSRSGEAESGGGWLNVESTVNRHHGGLIFNSRDVTERVRLQAQLQHNASHDALTDLPNRALFTERVTKAVTGRRASDHDTAVLYIDLDGFKQVNDTIGHQAGDELLIQAARRLAESVRAGDIAARLGGDEFAALITGDGTRDRAAREFRSLEIADRLRIRLSEPYRIDGRDVRVAASIGVAFAEPGVSPAGLLRNADLAMYRAKQAGKGRVELYAPQMQDEVAHRAELVSKLRTALQDGEFALLHQPVVELAGGRITAVAAHARWRSAEGILFTPAEFLRVGDRGRLTDEGGERAAELGRWQLEEAVEQAAARHRAGHQIPVAVRLSARRLLDRALTPKAIEALLARHGLPSGALVLELSESDPRIPLDDLERRLVALRRLGVRIALDGSGYAAMTALRRLPIDVLRLDRGLIDGVVESARLHKITAGLLRIADDLGMQSVAEGVDLPEQVLALRSLGCTHGMGLAFSAPLEEPRLRRALTRGSYPVPDLTGQGRAVVLSGSRPVRRAAAAGDTEASPVAPK; from the coding sequence ATGCTCTCCCGGTCGCCCGCACAGGCCGCCGGCGCACCGAACCCGGTGCCCCAGGTGGCGCTGGCCGTCGTCTGCGGCGGCTACGCCGTCGGCTCCGCGATGGGCTGGGGATCTCCGCGACTCGCCGCGGTCATGGGGGACTTCGGGCTCAGCGTGGCCGCCCTCGTCGCCGCCGTCTCCTGCGGCCTCTACGCCCGCAGGTACTCCACCCCCTTCCGCCCCGCCTGGGTGCTGTTCGCCGTCTCCTCCGGGATGGCCGGTCTCGGCAACGGCGTCTGGGGCTGGTACGAGGTCGTCCGGGGGGCCGCCGTCCCCAACCCCTCGCTGGCCGACTTCTTCTTCCTGCTGTTCGCTCCGCCGGCCATCGTCGGCCTGCTGGTGCTCGCCAAGCGGCCGGTGACCAAGGCCGGTTGGATCTGCCTCGGGCTCGACGCCTGGCTGATCGCCGGGTCGCTGCTGACCCTGTCCTGGAGCCTCGCGCTCGCGCACACCGCGCACTTCCAGGGCCGCACGGTCGCCCAGAGCGCCCTCTCGCTGGCCTATCCGCTGCTGGACATCGTCCTGGTCAGCATGGTCCTGGCGCTGCACTTCCGGCGCTCCTCGGTGCACCGCTCGGCGATCAACACCGCCATCGCCGCACTGGCGCTGACGGTGCTGTGCGACGCGCTGTTCAGCTCCCCGCTGCTGCACGACCACTACCGCTCCGGCCAGATCCTGGACGCCGGCTGGTTCGCCGGCTCGATGCTCTTCGCCTACGCCCCGTGGGTGGGCCGCCGGTCCGCCGCGGAGACCGCCGCCGAGGCCCCCGGCCCCGAGGCGCGCCGCCCGCAGTCGTCCGGCAGCCGCCCCATCGCCGGCTCGCTGGCCGCCCTGACCCCGTATCTGGCCGCCGCGGTCTGCACGTTGGGGATCCTCACCAACGTGCTGGACGGGCGCCGCATCGACCGCGTGGTGCTCTTCACCGGCTGCACGGTCGTGCTCGCCCTGGTCGTCCGGCAGGGCATCATGCTGCTCGACAACATCACCCTCACCCAGGAACTCGCGCAGAAGGAGAACCACTTCCGCTCCCTGGTGCAGGGCTCCAGCGACGTCATCATGATCGCCGCACCGACCGGTGTGCTGCGCTACGTCAGCCCGGCCGCCGCCGGGGTCTACGGCCGCGACGCGGACGAACTGGTCGGCTCCGAGCTGGCCTCGCTGATCCACCCCGAGGACCTGGGCCGGGTGGTCCACGAGGTCCGCCGCTTCCTCGCCGCCTCGCCCGAGGTCGAGCCGACCACCCGGATCGAGTGCCGCTTCCGGGCCGGCGAGCGGCGCGCCGGCGGAGGGGGCACCTCCCGCTCGGGCGAAGCCGAGAGCGGGGGAGGCTGGCTGAACGTCGAGTCCACGGTCAACCGCCACCACGGCGGCCTGATCTTCAACTCCCGCGACGTCACCGAGCGCGTCCGGCTCCAGGCCCAGCTCCAGCACAACGCCTCGCACGACGCGCTCACCGACCTGCCCAACCGCGCGCTGTTCACCGAGCGGGTCACCAAGGCCGTCACCGGCCGCCGGGCCAGCGACCACGACACCGCCGTGCTCTACATCGACCTCGACGGCTTCAAGCAGGTCAACGACACCATCGGCCACCAGGCGGGCGACGAACTGCTGATCCAGGCGGCCCGCCGGCTCGCCGAGTCGGTGCGGGCCGGCGACATAGCGGCCCGCCTCGGCGGCGACGAGTTCGCCGCCCTGATCACCGGCGACGGCACCCGCGACCGCGCGGCCCGGGAGTTCCGCAGCCTGGAGATCGCCGACCGGCTGCGCATCCGGCTCTCCGAGCCCTACCGCATCGACGGCCGGGACGTCCGGGTCGCGGCCAGCATCGGCGTCGCCTTCGCCGAACCAGGCGTCAGCCCCGCGGGCCTGCTGCGCAACGCCGACCTGGCGATGTACCGCGCCAAGCAGGCCGGCAAGGGCCGCGTCGAGCTCTACGCCCCGCAGATGCAGGACGAGGTCGCGCACCGCGCCGAGCTCGTCAGCAAGCTCCGCACCGCCCTCCAGGACGGCGAGTTCGCGCTGCTCCACCAGCCGGTGGTCGAGCTGGCCGGCGGCCGGATCACCGCGGTCGCCGCGCACGCCCGGTGGCGGTCCGCCGAGGGCATCCTCTTCACCCCGGCCGAGTTCCTGCGGGTCGGCGACCGCGGGCGGCTGACCGACGAGGGCGGCGAGCGCGCCGCCGAACTGGGCCGCTGGCAGCTGGAGGAGGCCGTGGAGCAGGCCGCCGCCCGGCACCGCGCCGGCCACCAGATCCCGGTCGCGGTCCGGCTCTCCGCCCGGCGCCTGCTGGACCGCGCGCTCACCCCGAAGGCCATCGAGGCGCTGCTCGCCCGGCACGGCCTCCCCTCGGGCGCGCTCGTCCTGGAATTGTCCGAAAGCGACCCCCGGATCCCGCTCGACGACCTGGAGCGCCGGCTGGTCGCGCTGCGCCGGCTGGGCGTGCGGATCGCGCTGGACGGCAGCGGGTACGCCGCGATGACCGCGCTGCGCCGGCTGCCCATCGACGTCCTGCGGCTGGACCGCGGGCTGATCGACGGCGTGGTGGAGTCCGCCCGGCTGCACAAGATCACCGCCGGGCTGCTGCGGATCGCCGACGACCTCGGCATGCAGTCGGTCGCGGAGGGCGTGGACCTGCCCGAGCAGGTGCTGGCGCTGCGCTCCCTGGGGTGCACCCACGGCATGGGCCTGGCCTTCTCCGCGCCGCTGGAGGAGCCCCGGCTGCGCCGGGCGCTGACCCGCGGCAGCTATCCGGTACCTGATCTGACCGGCCAGGGCAGGGCGGTGGTGCTCAGCGGCAGCCGCCCGGTCCGGCGCGCCGCCGCGGCCGGGGACACGGAGGCATCCCCCGTTGCGCCCAAATAG
- a CDS encoding acetolactate synthase large subunit encodes MTEQANGAHHPQPRTRHTGGAQQPATVEQVTGAQSLIRSLEEVGADTVFGIPGGAILPAYDPMMDSSKVRHVLVRHEQGAGHAATGYAQATGRVGVCMATSGPGATNLVTPIADAHMDSVPLVAITGQVSSKSIGTDAFQEADICGITMPITKHNWLVTDPAEIPRTIAEAFHVASTGRPGPVLVDIAKDALQARTTFVWPPQTDLPGYRPVTKPHAKQIREAARLIVESKRPVLYVGGGVLKAGATAELKVLAELTGAPVTTTLMALGAFPDSHPQHLGMPGMHGSVTAVAALQKADLLITLGARFDDRVTGKLDSFAPYAKVVHADIDPAEIGKNRAADVPIVGDAREVIADLIVAVQAEHEAGHKGDYAAWWKDLNRWRETYPLGYDLPDDGSLSPQQVIERIGKLAPADTIFAAGVGQHQMWAAHFIDYERPATWLNSGGAGTMGYAVPAAMGAKAGMPDRTVWAIDGDGCFQMTNQELVTCALNNIPIKVAIINNGALGMVRQWQALFYNQRYSNTVLHSGPEDVNPQAKGTRVPDFVKLAEAMGCAALRCEDPAELDKVIEEANAINDRPVVVDFIVHEDAQVWPMVAAGTSNDEVMAARGVRPDFGDNEDD; translated from the coding sequence ATGACCGAGCAGGCCAACGGGGCCCACCATCCGCAGCCGCGGACCCGTCACACCGGCGGAGCGCAGCAGCCCGCGACCGTCGAGCAGGTCACGGGTGCGCAGTCCCTCATCCGCTCGTTGGAGGAGGTCGGGGCCGACACGGTGTTCGGGATCCCTGGCGGTGCGATCCTCCCCGCGTACGACCCGATGATGGACTCCTCGAAGGTCCGGCACGTGCTGGTGCGGCACGAGCAGGGCGCGGGGCATGCCGCCACCGGATACGCTCAGGCCACCGGCAGGGTCGGGGTCTGCATGGCGACGTCCGGGCCGGGCGCCACCAACCTGGTCACTCCGATCGCGGACGCGCACATGGACTCCGTCCCGCTGGTCGCGATCACCGGTCAGGTCTCCTCCAAGTCGATCGGCACGGACGCCTTCCAGGAGGCGGACATCTGCGGCATCACCATGCCGATCACCAAGCACAACTGGCTGGTCACGGACCCCGCCGAGATCCCCCGGACGATCGCCGAGGCGTTCCACGTCGCCTCCACCGGCCGCCCCGGTCCGGTCCTGGTCGACATCGCCAAGGATGCTCTCCAGGCACGGACCACCTTCGTCTGGCCGCCGCAGACCGATCTGCCCGGCTACCGTCCGGTGACCAAGCCGCATGCCAAGCAGATCCGTGAGGCCGCCCGGCTGATCGTCGAGTCCAAGCGTCCGGTGCTCTACGTCGGTGGCGGTGTCCTCAAGGCCGGTGCCACCGCCGAACTCAAGGTGCTCGCCGAGCTGACCGGCGCCCCGGTCACCACCACCTTGATGGCGCTGGGGGCCTTCCCCGACAGTCACCCCCAGCACCTGGGCATGCCCGGTATGCATGGTTCGGTCACCGCTGTCGCCGCGCTGCAGAAGGCGGACCTGCTGATCACCCTCGGCGCCCGCTTCGATGACCGGGTCACCGGCAAGCTGGATTCCTTCGCTCCGTACGCCAAGGTCGTGCACGCCGACATCGACCCGGCGGAGATCGGCAAGAATCGCGCCGCGGACGTGCCGATCGTCGGGGACGCCCGTGAGGTCATCGCCGATCTGATCGTCGCCGTCCAGGCCGAGCACGAGGCGGGCCACAAGGGCGACTATGCGGCCTGGTGGAAGGACCTCAACCGCTGGCGGGAGACCTACCCGCTGGGCTATGACCTGCCCGACGACGGCAGTCTCTCCCCGCAGCAGGTCATCGAGCGGATCGGCAAACTCGCCCCGGCCGACACGATCTTCGCCGCGGGTGTCGGCCAGCACCAGATGTGGGCCGCCCACTTCATCGACTACGAGCGGCCCGCCACCTGGCTGAACTCCGGTGGCGCCGGCACCATGGGCTACGCCGTGCCCGCCGCGATGGGTGCCAAGGCCGGTATGCCGGACCGCACCGTCTGGGCGATCGACGGCGACGGCTGCTTCCAGATGACCAATCAGGAGCTGGTCACCTGCGCGCTGAACAACATCCCGATCAAGGTCGCGATCATCAACAACGGCGCGCTGGGCATGGTTCGCCAGTGGCAGGCCCTCTTCTACAACCAGCGTTACTCCAACACCGTGCTCCACAGTGGCCCCGAGGACGTCAACCCGCAGGCCAAGGGCACCCGCGTGCCGGACTTCGTCAAGCTGGCCGAGGCGATGGGCTGTGCCGCGCTGCGCTGCGAGGACCCCGCGGAGCTGGACAAGGTCATCGAGGAGGCCAACGCCATCAACGACCGTCCGGTGGTGGTCGACTTCATCGTCCACGAGGATGCCCAGGTGTGGCCGATGGTCGCCGCCGGCACCTCCAACGACGAGGTCATGGCCGCCCGGGGCGTGCGTCCCGACTTCGGCGACAACGAAGACGACTGA
- the ilvN gene encoding acetolactate synthase small subunit, with translation MSKHTLSVLVENTPGILARIAALFSRRGFNIDSLAVGVTEHPDISRITIVVSVEKLPLEQVTKQLNKLVNVLKIVELEPGSAIQRELVLVKVRADNETRSQIVEIVQLFRAKTVDVSPEAVTIEATGSSDKLEAMLRMLEPFGIKELVQSGTIAIGRGARSITDRSLRALDRTA, from the coding sequence ATGTCCAAGCACACGCTCTCCGTCCTGGTGGAGAACACCCCCGGCATCCTCGCCCGGATCGCCGCGCTGTTCTCCCGCCGCGGCTTCAACATCGACTCGCTGGCGGTCGGGGTCACCGAGCACCCCGACATCTCCCGCATCACCATCGTGGTCAGCGTCGAGAAGCTGCCGCTGGAGCAGGTCACCAAGCAGCTCAACAAGCTCGTCAACGTCCTGAAGATCGTCGAGCTGGAGCCGGGCTCGGCCATCCAGCGCGAGCTGGTCCTGGTGAAGGTCCGCGCCGACAACGAGACCCGCTCGCAAATCGTCGAGATCGTGCAGCTCTTCCGCGCCAAGACCGTGGACGTCTCGCCGGAGGCCGTGACGATCGAGGCCACCGGGTCCAGCGACAAGCTGGAGGCGATGCTCCGGATGCTGGAGCCCTTCGGCATCAAGGAACTGGTGCAGTCCGGCACCATCGCCATAGGTCGCGGCGCCCGGTCCATCACCGACCGCTCGCTGCGCGCGCTGGACCGTACAGCCTGA
- the ilvC gene encoding ketol-acid reductoisomerase: MAELFYDDDADLSIIQNRKVAVIGYGSQGHAHALSLRDSGVDVRVGLHEGSKSKAKAEEQGLRVVTPAEAAEEADVIMILVPDPIQAKVYEESIKDHLKDGDALFFGHGLNIRFGFIKAPAGVDVCMVAPKGPGHLVRRQYEEGRGVPCIAAVEQDASGKAFDLALSYAKGIGGTRAGVIKTTFTEETETDLFGEQAVLCGGASALVKAGFETLVEAGYQPEIAYFECLHELKLIVDLMYEGGLEKMRWSVSETAEWGDYVTGPRIITDATKAEMKKVLAEIQDGTFANNWMAEYNAGLPKYNEYKKADENHLLETTGKKLRKLMSWVDDEA, translated from the coding sequence GTGGCCGAGCTGTTCTACGACGACGACGCCGACCTGTCCATCATCCAGAACCGCAAGGTGGCGGTCATCGGCTACGGAAGCCAGGGTCACGCCCACGCGCTGTCCCTGCGCGACTCGGGCGTCGACGTGCGCGTCGGTCTGCACGAGGGCTCCAAGTCCAAGGCCAAGGCCGAGGAGCAGGGCCTGCGCGTGGTGACGCCGGCCGAGGCGGCCGAAGAGGCCGACGTCATCATGATCCTGGTGCCGGACCCGATCCAGGCCAAGGTCTACGAGGAGTCCATCAAGGACCACCTCAAGGACGGCGACGCGCTGTTCTTCGGGCACGGCCTGAACATCCGCTTCGGCTTCATCAAGGCCCCGGCCGGCGTGGACGTCTGCATGGTCGCCCCCAAGGGGCCGGGCCACCTGGTGCGCCGTCAGTACGAGGAGGGCCGCGGCGTGCCGTGCATCGCGGCCGTCGAGCAGGACGCGTCCGGGAAGGCGTTCGACCTGGCGCTCTCGTACGCCAAGGGCATCGGCGGCACCCGTGCCGGCGTCATCAAGACCACCTTCACCGAGGAGACCGAGACCGACCTGTTCGGTGAGCAGGCGGTGCTCTGCGGCGGCGCCTCGGCGCTGGTCAAGGCCGGCTTCGAGACCCTGGTCGAGGCGGGCTACCAGCCCGAGATCGCGTACTTCGAGTGCCTCCACGAGCTGAAGCTGATCGTGGACCTGATGTACGAGGGCGGCCTGGAGAAGATGCGCTGGTCGGTCTCCGAGACCGCTGAGTGGGGCGACTACGTCACCGGCCCGCGGATCATCACCGACGCCACCAAGGCCGAGATGAAGAAGGTGCTCGCCGAGATCCAGGACGGCACCTTCGCCAACAACTGGATGGCCGAGTACAACGCCGGCCTGCCGAAGTACAACGAGTACAAGAAGGCCGACGAGAACCACCTGCTGGAGACCACCGGCAAGAAGCTGCGCAAGCTGATGAGCTGGGTGGACGACGAGGCGTGA
- the serA gene encoding phosphoglycerate dehydrogenase, which yields MSTANPGKPVVLIAEELSPATVDALGPDFEIRHCNGADRAELLPAIADVDAVLVRSATKVDAEAIAAAKKLKVIARAGVGLDNVDVSAATKAGVMVVNAPTSNIVTAAELACGLLVATARNIPQANTALKNGEWKRSNYTGVELSEKTLGVVGLGRIGVLVAQRMSAFGMKVVAYDPYVQPARAAQMGVKLLTLDELLAVSDFITVHLPKTPETLGLIGDEALHKVKPSVRIVNAARGGIVDEAALAGALKEGRVAGAGLDVYAVEPCTDSPLFEFDQVVCTPHLGASTGEAQEKAGIAVAKSVRLALAGELVPDAVNVQGGVIAEDVKPGLPLAERLGRIFTALAGEVALRLDVEVYGEITQHDVKVLELSALKGVFEDVVDETVSYVNAPLFAQERGVEVRLTTSSESPEHRNVVTVRGTLAGGEEVSISGTLAGHKNVQKVVAVGDHSIDLALADHMAFLRYTDRPGVVGTVGRILGEAGINIGGMQVARADVGGEALVVLTVDDTIPASVLAEISDEIGATSVRAVNLTH from the coding sequence GTGAGCACTGCCAACCCGGGTAAACCCGTTGTACTGATCGCCGAGGAGCTGTCGCCGGCCACCGTCGACGCCCTCGGCCCGGACTTCGAGATCCGGCACTGCAACGGCGCCGACCGCGCCGAGCTGCTGCCCGCCATCGCCGACGTCGACGCCGTCCTCGTGCGCAGCGCGACCAAGGTCGACGCCGAGGCGATCGCCGCCGCCAAGAAGCTGAAGGTCATCGCCCGGGCCGGGGTGGGCCTGGACAACGTCGACGTCTCCGCCGCCACCAAGGCCGGCGTGATGGTCGTCAACGCCCCGACCTCCAACATCGTCACCGCCGCCGAGCTGGCCTGCGGTCTGCTGGTCGCCACTGCCCGCAACATCCCGCAGGCCAACACCGCGCTGAAGAACGGCGAGTGGAAGCGCAGCAACTACACCGGCGTCGAGCTCAGCGAGAAGACCCTCGGCGTGGTCGGCCTCGGCCGGATCGGTGTCCTGGTCGCCCAGCGGATGTCCGCGTTCGGCATGAAGGTCGTGGCCTACGACCCCTACGTCCAGCCGGCCCGCGCCGCCCAGATGGGCGTCAAGCTGCTGACCCTGGACGAGCTGCTCGCGGTCTCGGACTTCATCACCGTCCACCTCCCCAAGACGCCCGAGACCCTCGGCCTGATCGGCGACGAGGCGCTGCACAAGGTCAAGCCGTCGGTCCGGATCGTCAACGCCGCCCGCGGCGGGATCGTCGACGAGGCGGCGCTGGCCGGCGCGCTCAAGGAGGGCCGGGTGGCCGGCGCGGGCCTCGACGTGTATGCCGTCGAGCCCTGCACCGACTCCCCGCTGTTCGAGTTCGACCAGGTCGTGTGCACCCCGCACCTGGGCGCCTCGACGGGCGAGGCGCAGGAGAAGGCCGGTATCGCGGTCGCCAAGTCGGTGCGGCTGGCGCTCGCCGGCGAGCTGGTGCCGGACGCGGTCAACGTCCAGGGCGGCGTGATCGCCGAGGACGTCAAGCCGGGGCTGCCGCTGGCCGAGCGGCTCGGCCGGATCTTCACCGCACTGGCCGGCGAGGTCGCCCTGCGCCTCGACGTCGAGGTGTACGGCGAGATCACCCAGCACGACGTCAAGGTGCTCGAACTCTCCGCGCTCAAGGGCGTCTTCGAGGACGTCGTGGACGAGACGGTGTCCTACGTCAACGCCCCGCTGTTCGCGCAGGAGCGCGGCGTCGAGGTGCGGCTGACCACCAGCAGCGAGTCGCCCGAGCACCGCAACGTGGTCACCGTCCGCGGCACCCTCGCCGGCGGCGAGGAGGTGTCGATCTCCGGCACGCTGGCCGGCCACAAGAACGTCCAGAAGGTCGTGGCGGTCGGCGACCACTCGATCGACCTCGCGCTCGCCGACCACATGGCGTTCCTGCGCTACACCGACCGCCCCGGCGTGGTCGGCACCGTCGGCCGGATCCTGGGCGAGGCGGGCATCAACATCGGCGGCATGCAGGTCGCCCGGGCCGATGTCGGCGGCGAGGCGCTGGTCGTGCTGACGGTCGACGACACCATTCCGGCGAGCGTGCTGGCCGAGATCTCCGACGAGATCGGCGCGACCTCGGTGCGCGCGGTGAACCTCACCCACTGA
- a CDS encoding PRC-barrel domain-containing protein: MDAPMGGTPQSLTGLRVVDAEGAKVGVVQQVYRDDATDEPEWITVRTGLLGLKETFVPLAGARRAGDELHVPHTKGAMKAAPRIDAEGHLDPSEEERLYRHYGLLPPGPAGPTEPTEPTEPPGTSG, from the coding sequence ATGGACGCACCCATGGGTGGCACTCCGCAGAGCCTGACCGGACTGCGGGTGGTGGACGCGGAGGGCGCCAAGGTCGGCGTCGTCCAGCAGGTCTACCGGGACGACGCCACCGACGAGCCCGAGTGGATCACCGTACGGACCGGACTGCTCGGCCTGAAGGAGACCTTCGTGCCGCTGGCCGGGGCCCGGCGGGCCGGCGACGAACTGCATGTCCCGCACACCAAGGGGGCGATGAAGGCGGCACCCCGGATCGACGCCGAGGGCCATCTCGACCCGTCGGAGGAGGAGCGGCTCTACCGGCACTACGGGCTGCTCCCGCCGGGACCGGCCGGCCCGACGGAGCCGACGGAGCCGACGGAACCGCCCGGTACGTCGGGCTGA